TTGTCGTCTTAGAAAAAGAACAAACTTGGGCAAGTCACCAAACCGGAAACAATAGCGGTGTCATTCACTCAGGAATTTACTACAAACCAGGTAGTTACAAAGCTCAGTTCTGCCGTGAGGGTAACCGCTCGATGGTAGAGTTTTGTCAACAGCATAATATTGCGCATGAAGTTTGTGGCAAGGTAATTGTCGCAACTGAACACCACGAATTACTAATGTTGGAGAACTTGTATCAACGCGGTTTGGCAAATGGATTACAAGTAAAGCAGTTGCATGCAGAACAAGTGAAAGAAATTGAGCCACACGTTCAGTGCTTAGCGGGCTTACGAGTACCTTCGACAGGAATTGTTGATTACAAGCAAGTTTGTCAAAAATACGTCGAAATTTTTCAAGCCCAGTCAGGTGAACTGCGTTTGAATACCCAGGTCAAGAAAATCTCGACTCGTAGCGATACTACAATCCTAGAAACGAACAATGGCATCTTTGAAACTCGGTTTGTGATTAATTGTGCCGGATTGCATAGCGATCGCATTGCGCAATTAACCAACATAAATCCTGAAGCAAAAATAGTTCCTTTTAGAGGGGAGTACTACGAACTCAAGCCAGAAAAACGCTATTTGGTAAAAAGCTTAATTTATCCTGTACCTAATCCAGCATTTCCGTTTCTAGGCGTACACTTTACACGAATGATTGATGGTACAGTTCACGCTGGCCCTAATGCCGTTCTGAGTTTCAAGCGAGAAGGTTATCACAAAACAGATTTTAATTTGCGCGATTTTGCAGAAGTCATGACTTATTTTGGTTTCTGGAAATTAGCAGCAAAACACGCCGCAGAAGGGCTGCAAGAAATAGTTCGCTCCTACTCAAAGACAGCATTCGTGCGCAGTTTGCAACGGTTAATTCCAGAAGTAACAGAAGACGATGTAATACCTACTCACGCAGGTGTCAGAGCGCAAGCTTTGCGTTCTGATGGACAACTCGTCGATGATTTTCTACTGGTATCTTCGCAAAATGCGCTTCATGTATGCAATGCCCCTTCTCCAGCAGCAACTTCCTCGCTAGAGATTGGTAAAGAAATTGCGTCGCAGGTTCCTGAGCGCTCGCGTTTGCAAGTAGCACTTACAGTTTAGTCACTAGTTACCTCTTATTCGTATAAGTTTTAAACTGCCGTAAGTCAGAAATATTGGTAT
This Chroogloeocystis siderophila 5.2 s.c.1 DNA region includes the following protein-coding sequences:
- the lhgO gene encoding L-2-hydroxyglutarate oxidase; this translates as MYDYAVIGGGIVGLAAAIAVSKRYPAARIVVLEKEQTWASHQTGNNSGVIHSGIYYKPGSYKAQFCREGNRSMVEFCQQHNIAHEVCGKVIVATEHHELLMLENLYQRGLANGLQVKQLHAEQVKEIEPHVQCLAGLRVPSTGIVDYKQVCQKYVEIFQAQSGELRLNTQVKKISTRSDTTILETNNGIFETRFVINCAGLHSDRIAQLTNINPEAKIVPFRGEYYELKPEKRYLVKSLIYPVPNPAFPFLGVHFTRMIDGTVHAGPNAVLSFKREGYHKTDFNLRDFAEVMTYFGFWKLAAKHAAEGLQEIVRSYSKTAFVRSLQRLIPEVTEDDVIPTHAGVRAQALRSDGQLVDDFLLVSSQNALHVCNAPSPAATSSLEIGKEIASQVPERSRLQVALTV